A region of Ammospiza nelsoni isolate bAmmNel1 chromosome 8, bAmmNel1.pri, whole genome shotgun sequence DNA encodes the following proteins:
- the LOC132076231 gene encoding cytochrome P450 26A1, with the protein MGFSALVASALCTFLLPLLLFLAAVKLWDLYCVSSRDPSCPLPLPPGTMGLPFFGETLQLVLQRRKFLQMKRRKYGFIYKTHLFGRPTVRVMGAENVRHILLGEHRLVSVQWPASVRTILGSGCLSNLHNGQHKHRKKVIMRAFSRDALQHYVPVIQEEVSACLARWLGAAGPCLLVYPEVKRLMFRIAMRILLGFQPRQASPDGEQQLVEAFEEMIRNLFSLPIDVPFSGLYRGLRARNIIHAKIEENIRAKMARKEPEGGYKDALQLLMEHTQGNGEQLNMQELKESATELLFGGHETTASAATSLIAFLGLHHEVLQKVRKELQVKGLLCSSNQEKQLDMEVLEQLKYTGCVIKETLRLSPPVPGGFRIALKTLELNGYQIPKGWNVIYSICDTHDVADLFTNKEEFNPDRFMSPSPEDSSRFSFIPFGGGLRSCVGKEFAKVLLKIFTVELARSCDWQLLNGPPTMKTGPIVYPVDNLPTKFIGFSGQI; encoded by the exons ATGGGCTTCTCCGCCCTGGTCGCCAGCGCCCTGTGCACCTTTCTGCTGCCCCTGCTACTCTTTCTGGCTGCCGTCAAGCTCTGGGACCTGTACTGCGTGAGCAGCCGCGACCCCAGCTGCCCGCTCCCGCTGCCCCCCGGCACAATGGGGCTCCCCTTCTTCGGGGAGAcgctgcagctggtgctgcag AGGCGGAAATTCCTGCAGATGAAACGCAGGAAATACGGCTTCATCTACAAGACTCACCTCTTTGGGCGGCCCACGGTACGGGTGATGGGCGCCGAGAACGTGCGGCACATCCTGCTGGGCGAGCACCGGCTCGTGTCCGTGCAGTGGCCCGCCTCGGTGCGGACCATCCTGGGCTCGGGCTGCCTCTCCAACCTCCACAACGGGCAGCACAAGCACCGCAAAAAG GTGATCATGCGGGCCTTCTCCCGGGACGCCCTGCAGCACTACGTGCCCGTCATCCAGGAGGAGGTGAGCGCCTGCCTGGCGCGGTGGCTGGGCGCCGCCGGGCCCTGCCTGCTCGTGTACCCCGAGGTGAAACGCCTCATGTTTCGCATTGCCATGAGAATCCTGCTGGGCTTCCAGCCCCGCCAGGCCAGCCCCGACGGCGAGCAGCAGCTGGTCGAGGCCTTCGAGGAGATGATCCGCAACCTCTTCTCCCTGCCCATTGACGTGCCCTTCAGTGGGCTCTACCGG GGCTTGCGGGCACGCAACATCATCCATGCCAAGATCGAGGAGAACATCCGTGCCAAGATGGCCCGCAAGGAGCCTGAGGGGGGCTACAAGGACGcgctgcagctgctgatggaACACACACAGGGTAACGGCGAGCAGCTCAACATGCAG GAGCTGAAGGAGtctgccacagagctgctgttcgGGGGCCATGAAACCACTGCTAGTGCTGCCACGTCACTGATCGCCTTCCTCGGGCTCCACCATGAAGTCCTGCAGAAAGTGAGGAAAGAGCTGCAGGTCAAG GGGTTACTGTGCAGTTCCAACCAAGAGAAGCAGCTGGACATGGAGGTCTTGGAGCAGCTGAAGTACACAGGCTGTGTCATCAAAGAGACCCTCAGGCTGAGCCCGCCTGTTCCCGGAGGATTTCGGATTGCACTCAAGACCCTTGAGCTAAAT GGTTACCAAATCCCTAAAGGTTGGAATGTTATTTACAGTATCTGTGATACACATGATGTGGCAGACCTCTTTACCAACAAGGAAGAATTTAACCCAGATCGCTTCATGTCTCCATCTCCAGAGGATTCCTCTAGGTTCAGTTTCATTCCTTTTGGTGGGGGCTTGAGGAGCTGTGTGGGCAAAGAGTTTGCAAAAGTCcttctaaaaatatttacagtggAGTTGGCTCGGAGCTGTGACTGGCAGCTGCTGAATGGACCTCCTACAATGAAAACAGGCCCCATAGTGTACCCTGTGGACAATCTGCCTACCAAATTCATCGGTTTCAGTGGCCAAATCTGA